A window from Thermoflexus sp. encodes these proteins:
- a CDS encoding sensor histidine kinase KdpD, whose translation MWEEVERPDPEAMLAQVKEEEPDRPRGRLKIFLGYAAGVGKTYAMLDAARQRRLEGVDVVVAYVETHGRPETEALLEGLEIIPRRRVEYRGIVLEEMDLDAVLARRPQLAVVDELAHTNAPGSRHAKRYQDVLEILHAGIDVYTTLNIQHVESLNDVIAQITGVRMKETVPDFILQEADEIELIDLDPDELLQRLREGKVYVPERAEWAIQHFFRKGNLIALRELAMRYVADRVDRQMRAYMRAHAIAGPWPAKERILVCVSPGTLSERLVRTGYRLAHHLNAEWFALYVETPGDASLSPAQRERLDHLLRLSEELGGHPIVLSGYDVVTAILDFARHHNVTKIVIGKPLRPRWYELIRGSVADRLIRKSGPIDVYVISSEAEAGASSPHAFPRWNPPPRAAWVSYLQSLFLVAVATGLGALLHSKLQEANLIMLYLTTVVVAGFYLGRGPAILASIAGTLAFDFFFVPPRLTFAVSDTQYLLTFLGLLAVGQIIGTLTANLRWQAEAAQQREAQTRNLYALSRALTRASNIEEIISALVRHVEEATGGEVWIFLPGADSKLELYARHPERPLSPEERGVAEWVYRNGRPAGRGTDTLASVEGSYFPMRTDHGTIGVLGIRWPSERGPLTSLERQRLEAFANLAALAFERAYLAEQAHQARLLEERDRLQSALLSSISHNLRTPLVTILGALTALQESDEGMAPETRRALLRTAREEAERMNRLVSNLLAVTRIEAGGLRVRKEPCEVQDLLNAALERLKSRLQDRPIDVRLPPDLPLIPMDLTLMEEALANILDNAVKYSPPGSPIEIEARLVGDRLEIDVADRGVGIPPHELERIFEKFYRIPRAGESGGLGLGLTIARSMVEAHGGTIRALNRPGGGTVFRISLPLDGDGRSGHGDEREEDSHR comes from the coding sequence ATGTGGGAAGAGGTGGAGCGCCCTGACCCGGAGGCGATGCTGGCTCAGGTGAAGGAGGAAGAGCCTGATCGACCTCGTGGCCGGCTGAAGATCTTCCTGGGCTATGCGGCAGGGGTTGGAAAAACCTATGCGATGCTGGACGCCGCTCGCCAGCGCCGGCTGGAGGGGGTCGATGTGGTTGTTGCCTATGTGGAAACCCATGGCCGTCCGGAGACCGAGGCCCTGCTGGAGGGCCTGGAGATCATCCCTCGCCGCCGGGTTGAATATCGGGGGATCGTTTTAGAGGAGATGGATCTGGACGCCGTGCTGGCTCGTCGACCCCAGCTCGCCGTCGTCGATGAGCTGGCCCACACCAATGCTCCGGGCTCTCGCCATGCCAAGCGCTATCAGGATGTATTGGAGATCCTCCACGCCGGCATCGATGTGTACACCACCCTTAATATTCAGCACGTGGAGAGCCTCAATGATGTGATCGCTCAGATCACGGGCGTCCGGATGAAGGAGACAGTGCCTGACTTCATCCTTCAGGAGGCAGACGAGATCGAGCTGATCGATCTGGACCCCGATGAGCTACTCCAGCGACTTCGGGAAGGCAAGGTCTACGTTCCGGAACGGGCCGAATGGGCGATTCAGCATTTCTTTCGGAAGGGGAACCTGATCGCCCTGCGCGAGCTGGCCATGCGTTACGTGGCCGATCGCGTGGATCGCCAGATGCGCGCCTACATGCGCGCCCATGCGATCGCTGGACCATGGCCGGCGAAGGAGCGCATCCTGGTTTGCGTCAGCCCGGGCACGCTGAGCGAACGCCTGGTTCGCACCGGGTATCGTCTGGCGCATCATTTGAACGCCGAATGGTTTGCCCTCTATGTGGAGACCCCTGGAGATGCTTCCCTTTCCCCGGCCCAGCGGGAGCGACTCGACCATCTGTTGCGCCTTTCGGAGGAACTGGGGGGTCATCCCATTGTTCTATCCGGCTATGACGTGGTGACGGCTATCCTGGACTTCGCCCGACATCATAATGTAACCAAGATCGTCATCGGGAAGCCCCTCCGGCCGCGCTGGTATGAGTTGATCCGAGGTTCCGTCGCTGACCGATTGATCCGCAAAAGCGGCCCTATCGACGTCTATGTGATCAGCAGCGAGGCTGAGGCGGGCGCGTCCTCTCCTCATGCCTTTCCTCGCTGGAATCCGCCTCCCCGGGCGGCTTGGGTGAGCTACCTGCAGAGCCTCTTCCTGGTTGCCGTGGCAACCGGCCTGGGAGCCCTTCTCCACTCGAAGTTGCAGGAAGCGAATCTGATCATGCTCTACCTGACCACAGTGGTCGTAGCAGGATTTTACCTGGGGCGTGGGCCAGCCATCCTCGCTTCCATCGCCGGGACCCTGGCCTTCGACTTCTTCTTCGTTCCTCCCCGGCTGACCTTCGCCGTCTCGGATACGCAGTATCTGCTCACATTCCTCGGGCTGCTGGCGGTGGGCCAGATCATCGGCACGCTGACCGCCAATCTCCGCTGGCAGGCCGAAGCGGCTCAGCAGCGGGAGGCTCAGACCCGCAACTTATATGCTTTAAGCCGGGCCCTCACCCGGGCCAGCAATATCGAGGAGATCATCTCCGCGCTTGTCCGGCATGTCGAAGAAGCCACGGGTGGGGAGGTCTGGATCTTCCTGCCAGGGGCGGATTCGAAGCTGGAGCTCTATGCGCGGCATCCAGAGCGGCCTTTATCTCCAGAGGAGAGGGGAGTGGCAGAGTGGGTGTATCGGAACGGGCGTCCCGCCGGCCGGGGAACGGATACCCTTGCCTCTGTGGAGGGGAGCTACTTCCCGATGCGAACCGATCATGGAACGATCGGCGTGCTGGGGATCCGCTGGCCGTCCGAGCGTGGTCCTTTGACCTCTCTCGAGCGTCAGCGTCTGGAGGCTTTCGCAAACCTCGCCGCACTGGCCTTCGAGCGGGCTTACTTAGCCGAGCAGGCTCATCAAGCCCGTTTGCTGGAGGAACGAGATCGCCTGCAATCCGCCCTCCTGAGCTCCATCTCTCACAATCTGCGGACGCCTCTGGTGACCATCCTGGGTGCCCTGACCGCATTGCAGGAATCTGATGAGGGGATGGCTCCTGAGACCCGGCGGGCTTTGTTGCGCACCGCCCGGGAGGAGGCCGAACGCATGAACCGGCTGGTGAGCAACCTCCTGGCCGTCACGCGGATCGAGGCCGGAGGGCTGCGCGTTCGGAAGGAGCCATGCGAGGTTCAGGATCTTCTCAACGCCGCCCTGGAGCGCTTGAAGAGCCGCCTGCAAGATCGGCCCATCGACGTCCGTCTCCCACCGGATCTGCCGCTGATCCCCATGGATTTGACCCTGATGGAGGAGGCCCTCGCGAATATCCTGGACAACGCCGTCAAGTATTCCCCACCCGGATCCCCGATCGAGATCGAGGCCCGTCTGGTGGGAGATCGCCTGGAGATCGATGTGGCCGATCGTGGGGTAGGAATCCCCCCCCATGAGCTGGAGCGCATCTTCGAAAAATTCTATCGAATCCCTCGGGCAGGGGAGAGCGGAGGTCTGGGGTTGGGGCTGACCATCGCCCGATCGATGGTCGAAGCTCACGGCGGCACCATCCGCGCCCTCAACCGGCCGGGGGGCGGAACCGTGTTCCGCATCTCTCTCCCTCTTGATGGAGACGGGCGATCCGGTCATGGAGATGAGCGGGAAGAGGATTCTCATCGTTGA
- a CDS encoding response regulator — MEMSGKRILIVDDERAIRRFLRLILEAHGYAVLEAVDGQEALQLTATQRPDLLLLDLGLPDIDGVEVLRRLREWTGVPVIVLSVREREEDKIAALDAGADDYLTKPFGAGELLARIRAALRRSISPPSDPVFEIGDLRVDLARRLVTRQGQRIELTPTEFALLRVLIQHAGKVLTHRQLLRAVWGPGYENDVHLLRVTISNLRRKLEPDPSRPRYIQTELGVGYRIKDADLP; from the coding sequence ATGGAGATGAGCGGGAAGAGGATTCTCATCGTTGATGACGAACGGGCGATTCGCCGGTTCCTGCGCTTGATCCTGGAAGCGCATGGCTACGCTGTGCTGGAGGCTGTGGATGGCCAGGAGGCGCTGCAGCTGACGGCGACCCAGCGCCCCGACCTTCTGTTGCTCGACCTCGGCCTTCCCGATATAGATGGAGTAGAGGTGCTCCGAAGGCTTCGGGAGTGGACCGGCGTGCCTGTCATTGTGCTCTCTGTCCGGGAGCGGGAGGAGGACAAGATCGCCGCCCTGGATGCGGGGGCGGACGATTATCTGACCAAACCCTTTGGGGCAGGGGAGCTGCTGGCCCGTATCCGGGCGGCCCTGCGTCGATCGATATCGCCGCCCTCGGATCCTGTTTTTGAAATCGGTGATCTGCGGGTCGATCTGGCCAGGCGCCTGGTCACCCGACAGGGCCAGCGGATCGAATTGACCCCTACCGAGTTCGCCTTGTTGCGCGTCCTCATCCAGCATGCCGGAAAGGTGCTTACCCATCGCCAGCTGTTACGAGCGGTTTGGGGGCCGGGTTATGAGAACGATGTGCATCTACTCCGAGTGACCATCAGCAACCTGCGTCGCAAGCTCGAACCAGATCCTTCTCGTCCCCGGTATATACAAACCGAGCTCGGAGTGGGTTATCGCATCAAGGATGCGGATCTGCCGTGA
- the cas2 gene encoding CRISPR-associated endonuclease Cas2, which yields MYVIIVYDVEVERVARVCQYLRRHLHWVQNSAFEGEITPARLERVKAELRDLIDEKKDTMYFYILPDPGAMRREVLGREKGSIAAII from the coding sequence ATGTATGTGATCATCGTTTACGATGTGGAAGTCGAACGCGTCGCCCGCGTCTGCCAGTATCTGCGCCGCCATCTCCACTGGGTGCAGAACTCCGCCTTCGAGGGGGAGATCACCCCTGCCCGCCTGGAACGGGTGAAGGCGGAGCTGCGGGATCTGATCGACGAGAAGAAAGACACCATGTATTTTTACATCCTCCCGGACCCCGGCGCCATGCGCCGCGAGGTCCTCGGACGGGAAAAGGGATCGATCGCTGCGATCATATGA